In Aminobacterium sp. MB27-C1, a single genomic region encodes these proteins:
- a CDS encoding amidohydrolase family protein has translation MIDTHVHVYPPDVIRDFEKISEREDYFSLLSHGKVHKWATVEDVIRQMDEDGIQQSWIFGFAFRDLGLCKHCNDYVIESIKKYPDRLKGLAVVPPLDPKAEEEVVRCAERGLIGVGELFPGGQGFDIDDVRQTWRLVAVTQEANMVLLFHTAEPVGHDYPGKGNVGPREAAQFCINHPEAKVIFAHFGGGLWLYELMPEMKRYLKNARYDIAALPWLYKSKILEAVNSAGIMGKFFYGSDFPILSFERYKEAINGLFEKNRDIKKLFVENVEKFLVSER, from the coding sequence ATGATCGATACTCATGTTCATGTTTACCCCCCAGATGTTATTAGGGATTTTGAAAAAATATCGGAGCGTGAAGATTATTTCAGTTTGCTCTCTCACGGTAAAGTACATAAATGGGCTACTGTGGAAGACGTTATCAGACAAATGGATGAAGATGGCATTCAACAATCGTGGATATTCGGTTTTGCCTTCAGAGATTTAGGGTTGTGCAAACATTGCAATGACTATGTTATTGAATCCATAAAAAAATATCCTGACCGTTTAAAGGGATTGGCTGTTGTTCCTCCTCTAGATCCCAAAGCAGAAGAAGAAGTAGTTAGGTGCGCAGAAAGAGGTCTTATCGGCGTAGGTGAACTCTTCCCTGGAGGGCAGGGGTTTGATATAGATGACGTTCGTCAGACGTGGCGTTTAGTAGCTGTTACCCAAGAGGCAAACATGGTGCTTCTCTTTCACACAGCAGAACCTGTTGGGCATGATTATCCCGGAAAAGGAAATGTTGGGCCTCGTGAAGCCGCTCAATTTTGTATAAATCATCCTGAAGCCAAAGTTATCTTTGCTCATTTTGGTGGAGGGTTATGGCTATATGAACTTATGCCGGAAATGAAAAGATATCTTAAAAATGCTCGTTATGATATAGCTGCTTTGCCATGGTTATATAAATCGAAAATTTTAGAAGCCGTAAATAGCGCCGGAATAATGGGAAAATTTTTTTATGGATCTGACTTCCCTATCCTCTCTTTTGAAAGGTATAAAGAGGCTATAAATGGCCTTTTTGAGAA